In Candidatus Mycalebacterium zealandia, one DNA window encodes the following:
- a CDS encoding endopeptidase La, which translates to MSRLKCAGRRKLDKNLKEIPMLPLRDVVMFPYMVAPLFVGRSRSIKAIEEVENTNKEIFLCTQIDASENEPKKDGIYSTGVIGIVAQMLRLPDGTVKVLVEGKKRGRIEEYVETSDFYRVRVSEIQETSEPESAEADALKRSVLKAFEGYIKLNRKIPAEVFSTVSAIENPARLSDTVASHLNLKISDKQDLLETVSPEERLKKLHEKMQEEVEILEIEKRIGKRVSRQMEKSQREYYLTEQMKAIQKELGEKDDMKSDVQEIEGKIKDKGLPKSVEERVRKELKKLKMMPPMSAEATVVRNYVDWIMDLPWTKESTKDRLDIKEAKTILDEDHYGLKDPKDRILEYLAVRSLTEKLRGPILCFVGPPGVGKTSLAKSIARSMGRKFVRVSLGGVRDESEIRGHRRTYIGALPGKIIQGMKKAGTNNPVFLLDEIDKLGMDFRGDPASALLECLDPEQNVNFNDHYIEADYDLSKVLFIATANIIHTIPWALQDRMEIIRIPGYTEDEKLHIAKKFLLGKKTQEHGLSDGYMSVNDPALLEMIRRYTKEAGVRTLEREIAKLCRKVARKVAEDKAGSHSKKTETKRQKIRITVKNINSYLGVPKFKHGEIDKDHQIGAVTGLAWTEVGGELLTIEVAIVPGKGSFTVTGVKPEGENVMKESARAAMSYVRSRGAQLGLDRDFYQMVDIHIHAPEGATPKDGPSAGIAIVTAIVSALLKKPIKRDIAMTGEITLRGQVLPIGGLKEKILAAQRGKVKKVILPLENEKDMEDVPEEAKKGVEIKFVEHMDDVLSQAIISDSPILKRFAVTPAGEIMPGTKIN; encoded by the coding sequence ATGTCGCGCTTAAAGTGCGCAGGGAGACGTAAATTGGATAAAAACCTTAAAGAAATCCCCATGCTTCCGCTTAGGGATGTTGTTATGTTTCCTTACATGGTCGCACCTTTGTTTGTCGGCCGGTCGCGTTCAATCAAAGCCATCGAAGAGGTGGAGAACACCAATAAAGAGATTTTTCTCTGCACTCAGATTGACGCAAGCGAAAACGAGCCGAAAAAAGACGGCATTTACTCTACCGGCGTTATCGGCATAGTGGCGCAGATGCTCCGCCTGCCGGACGGCACGGTGAAAGTTCTCGTTGAGGGCAAAAAACGCGGACGCATAGAGGAGTATGTTGAAACTTCGGATTTCTACCGCGTCAGGGTTTCAGAGATACAGGAGACCTCGGAGCCCGAAAGCGCCGAGGCGGACGCGCTTAAACGCTCAGTTCTCAAAGCGTTTGAGGGATACATCAAACTGAATAGAAAAATCCCCGCCGAGGTGTTTTCAACGGTTTCCGCCATTGAAAATCCCGCCAGGCTGTCGGATACGGTCGCGTCGCACCTTAACCTCAAAATCAGCGACAAGCAGGACTTGCTTGAAACCGTAAGTCCCGAAGAGCGTCTGAAAAAACTGCACGAAAAGATGCAGGAAGAGGTGGAGATACTCGAAATAGAGAAGCGCATCGGCAAAAGGGTGAGCCGTCAGATGGAAAAATCCCAGCGCGAATACTATTTGACCGAGCAGATGAAAGCCATTCAGAAGGAACTTGGCGAAAAAGACGATATGAAGTCCGATGTTCAGGAGATTGAGGGCAAAATAAAAGACAAAGGGCTTCCAAAGAGTGTTGAGGAGCGCGTCCGCAAGGAGCTCAAAAAACTCAAAATGATGCCGCCAATGTCCGCCGAGGCAACAGTTGTGCGGAACTATGTGGACTGGATAATGGATTTGCCCTGGACAAAAGAGTCCACAAAAGACCGGCTTGACATAAAAGAGGCGAAAACCATCCTTGATGAAGACCATTACGGTCTGAAAGACCCCAAAGACCGCATACTTGAATACCTTGCTGTGCGTTCGCTCACGGAGAAACTGCGTGGTCCAATTCTGTGTTTCGTGGGGCCTCCGGGCGTGGGGAAAACCTCGCTCGCGAAGTCAATAGCTCGCTCAATGGGAAGAAAGTTTGTGCGCGTTTCGCTTGGTGGCGTCAGAGACGAATCTGAAATTCGCGGACACCGCAGAACATACATCGGCGCGCTTCCGGGAAAAATCATTCAGGGAATGAAAAAAGCGGGAACCAACAATCCGGTTTTCCTGCTTGACGAAATAGACAAACTCGGAATGGACTTCCGGGGCGACCCCGCGTCCGCTCTGCTTGAATGTCTTGACCCTGAGCAGAACGTGAACTTCAATGACCATTACATAGAGGCCGACTACGACCTGTCAAAGGTGCTGTTCATTGCAACCGCAAACATAATCCACACAATTCCGTGGGCGCTACAGGACAGAATGGAAATAATTCGCATTCCGGGCTACACGGAAGACGAAAAACTTCACATCGCCAAAAAGTTTTTGCTTGGCAAAAAGACTCAGGAGCACGGGCTTTCAGATGGCTATATGTCGGTCAATGATCCCGCTCTGCTTGAAATGATACGCCGCTACACAAAAGAGGCGGGAGTTAGGACTCTTGAGCGCGAAATCGCGAAACTGTGCAGAAAAGTGGCAAGAAAAGTTGCCGAAGACAAAGCGGGTTCGCATTCCAAAAAAACTGAGACCAAACGGCAGAAAATAAGAATAACTGTTAAAAACATCAACTCTTATCTCGGAGTGCCGAAATTCAAGCACGGAGAGATAGACAAAGACCACCAGATTGGAGCCGTAACCGGGCTTGCATGGACGGAAGTTGGCGGCGAACTGCTCACCATAGAGGTCGCCATAGTTCCGGGCAAAGGCAGTTTCACCGTTACGGGTGTCAAACCTGAAGGCGAAAACGTTATGAAGGAATCGGCTCGCGCGGCAATGAGTTATGTACGCTCACGCGGGGCGCAACTCGGTCTTGACAGGGATTTCTACCAGATGGTTGATATTCATATTCATGCCCCTGAAGGTGCGACTCCCAAAGACGGGCCATCCGCCGGAATTGCAATTGTTACGGCTATTGTGTCGGCGTTACTGAAAAAACCCATCAAGCGCGACATAGCGATGACGGGTGAAATCACACTTCGCGGGCAGGTGCTTCCAATCGGCGGGCTCAAGGAGAAAATCCTCGCTGCTCAACGCGGAAAAGTGAAAAAGGTAATTCTTCCGCTTGAAAACGAAAAAGACATGGAGGATGTTCCCGAAGAGGCTAAAAAAGGTGTTGAGATAAAATTTGTGGAGCACATGGACGATGTTCTCTCACAGGCGATAATCTCCGACTCCCCGATTTTGAAGCGTTTTGCCGTAACCCCGGCGGGCGAAATTATGCCCGGCACAAAAATAAACTGA
- a CDS encoding RNA-binding protein: protein MNIYVGNLSYNTTEDELRELFAQHGSVVSVNIIKDRETGNSKGFGFVEMGEQSEGETAINELNDSVLNERNLRVNQARPRSERR, encoded by the coding sequence ATGAATATCTATGTAGGAAATTTGTCTTACAATACGACCGAGGATGAGCTCAGAGAGTTGTTTGCTCAGCACGGTTCAGTTGTAAGCGTGAACATAATCAAAGACAGAGAAACCGGAAATTCAAAAGGATTTGGATTTGTGGAAATGGGTGAGCAGTCCGAAGGCGAAACCGCCATTAACGAACTTAACGACAGTGTTCTGAACGAAAGAAACCTGAGAGTCAACCAAGCACGCCCCAGAAGCGAAAGACGCTAA